A genomic region of Dactylococcopsis salina PCC 8305 contains the following coding sequences:
- a CDS encoding EamA family transporter, with amino-acid sequence MSWLTLSLVCLFVYGLWGFFSKFVSAELNAPSLLIYSLLGSSLGIPLYIFSYRESFSFQWQNGWTYLGILVGVFTSLGAFLFFNAIAQGEASKVVVITSLYPIVTTMLAVFFLNEAVSLSKVMGILLCLVGIIVLSSSK; translated from the coding sequence ATGTCTTGGTTAACGCTTAGTTTAGTTTGTCTATTTGTTTATGGTCTTTGGGGATTTTTTTCTAAGTTCGTTAGTGCGGAATTAAATGCTCCTAGTCTTCTAATTTACTCTCTCTTGGGATCATCGTTGGGGATTCCTCTTTATATTTTTAGTTATCGAGAGTCTTTTTCGTTTCAGTGGCAAAATGGCTGGACTTATTTGGGGATTTTAGTGGGAGTTTTTACCAGTTTAGGGGCTTTTTTATTCTTTAATGCGATCGCGCAGGGAGAGGCTTCTAAAGTGGTTGTTATTACCAGTTTATATCCAATTGTCACCACGATGTTAGCAGTATTTTTCCTCAATGAAGCGGTTAGTTTGAGTAAAGTGATGGGGATTCTTTTGTGTTTAGTTGGGATTATCGTTCTTTCTTCAAGCAAGTAA
- a CDS encoding DUF1818 family protein, whose translation MDRILKKGEGWRLGWNPYATTYKGLVGNEDWAIELSETEFKDFCRLLLQLATTMEQMAQELVSEERIAGEAESEVVWLEVEGYPQAFSLRMILQTGRCGEGNWSVTGTQNLIEAVQNFFP comes from the coding sequence GTGGATCGGATTCTAAAAAAAGGAGAAGGGTGGCGTTTGGGTTGGAATCCTTACGCCACAACTTATAAGGGATTAGTGGGAAACGAAGACTGGGCGATCGAACTTTCGGAAACGGAATTTAAGGATTTTTGCCGTCTTTTGTTACAACTCGCAACCACAATGGAACAAATGGCACAAGAATTAGTCTCCGAGGAGAGAATTGCTGGTGAGGCAGAATCAGAAGTCGTTTGGTTGGAAGTAGAAGGCTACCCCCAGGCTTTCTCCTTACGAATGATTTTACAAACGGGACGTTGTGGCGAAGGGAATTGGTCAGTGACGGGAACACAAAACCTAATTGAGGCCGTCCAAAACTTTTTTCCTTAA
- the petN gene encoding cytochrome b6-f complex subunit PetN, with the protein MDILTLGWVAFLALFTWSITMVVWARNGF; encoded by the coding sequence ATGGATATTTTGACATTAGGTTGGGTCGCGTTTTTAGCTTTGTTTACTTGGTCGATTACAATGGTTGTCTGGGCGCGTAATGGATTTTAG
- the trxB gene encoding thioredoxin-disulfide reductase: MAQQTVENLVIIGSGPAGYTAGIYAARANLKPVMFEGFQAGGAPGGQLMTTSDVENYPGFPDGITGPKLMQDMKAQAQRWGTEIYTEDVIYADLKQRPFTIRSQEREIKAHSVIIATGANAKRLNLPNEDKFWNLGISACAICDGANPMFKGNDVVVVGGGDSAAEEAVYVTKYCDRVHLLVRREQLRASKTLQDRVLNHPKITVHWNTEAVDVYGQEGGFLEGVTIVNNQTGEQSNLPARGLFYAIGHTPNTQLFKGQLELDDVGYIITKSGSVETNLEGVYAAGDVQDHEFRQAVTAAGTGCQAAMLAERWLSANELATEYHQDGQTPEKQDSSEEEKPAADTEATFDINQTRHYGGYALRKLFHESDRVLIVKYVGPNCGLCATLKPILDGVIDEYADQVHFVEIDIADEPDIAENAMVTGTPTVQFFRNQEIVDQLRGVKQKSEYRQRIEQYLSELVGA, encoded by the coding sequence ATGGCACAGCAAACAGTAGAAAACCTCGTCATCATTGGATCAGGACCTGCTGGTTATACCGCAGGAATTTACGCAGCACGGGCGAACCTCAAACCCGTGATGTTTGAAGGCTTCCAAGCGGGAGGCGCACCAGGGGGACAATTAATGACCACCAGCGATGTGGAAAACTATCCAGGCTTTCCCGACGGAATCACCGGACCGAAACTGATGCAAGACATGAAAGCACAAGCACAGCGTTGGGGAACAGAAATTTACACCGAAGATGTCATCTATGCTGACTTAAAACAACGCCCCTTCACCATTCGTTCTCAAGAAAGAGAAATTAAAGCCCATAGCGTCATTATTGCCACTGGTGCGAATGCCAAACGACTAAATCTTCCTAACGAAGACAAATTCTGGAATCTCGGCATTTCCGCTTGTGCTATTTGTGACGGTGCGAACCCCATGTTTAAGGGAAATGATGTGGTTGTCGTCGGTGGTGGTGACTCCGCAGCCGAAGAAGCAGTGTATGTCACTAAATACTGCGATCGAGTTCATTTATTAGTGCGCCGTGAGCAACTCCGAGCCAGTAAAACCTTACAAGATCGAGTGTTGAATCATCCGAAAATCACCGTCCATTGGAACACAGAAGCCGTCGATGTTTATGGACAAGAAGGGGGTTTTTTAGAAGGAGTAACCATTGTTAATAACCAAACTGGAGAACAAAGTAATCTCCCCGCACGAGGACTATTTTACGCGATCGGTCACACCCCCAACACCCAACTATTTAAAGGACAATTAGAACTAGATGACGTGGGTTATATCATCACTAAATCGGGGTCAGTAGAAACCAATCTTGAAGGCGTGTATGCCGCAGGAGACGTACAAGATCATGAATTTCGACAAGCCGTAACCGCAGCGGGAACAGGATGTCAAGCGGCGATGTTAGCAGAACGCTGGTTATCTGCTAATGAATTAGCTACAGAATATCATCAAGATGGTCAGACTCCAGAGAAACAAGACAGCAGCGAGGAAGAAAAACCCGCCGCCGATACCGAAGCCACCTTTGACATCAATCAAACCCGTCATTATGGCGGTTATGCCCTGCGTAAATTATTCCATGAGAGCGATCGCGTGTTAATTGTTAAATATGTCGGTCCCAACTGCGGACTATGCGCCACACTGAAACCGATTTTAGACGGCGTAATTGATGAATATGCAGACCAAGTGCATTTTGTAGAAATTGACATTGCTGATGAACCTGATATTGCCGAAAATGCAATGGTAACGGGGACACCAACCGTACAATTTTTCCGCAATCAGGAAATTGTGGATCAACTGCGCGGCGTGAAACAAAAAAGCGAATATCGTCAACGCATTGAACAGTATCTCTCCGAATTAGTTGGCGCTTAG
- a CDS encoding MBL fold metallo-hydrolase: MELTYLGSNSWLWQWEDLNILVDPWLVDDLVFGNLPWLFRGTRRENPPTLPDRIDLILLSQGLEDHAHKPTLKSLDPNIPVVGSPSAAKVATEIGFTTVTSLSHGESHTLQDKIEIRALPGAPVGIEKENAYLLTAAPQQRLYYEPHGFPPESVKDYAPVDVVINPIVNLELPLAGAIINGKESAIKLAQWLKPKTILATASGGDIDYQGVLLSLLKTGGGVEEVKASLKDSHLDTEVIEPQQGQQISLLSAN, from the coding sequence ATGGAATTAACTTACTTAGGATCAAATAGTTGGCTGTGGCAATGGGAAGACCTCAATATTCTCGTTGACCCTTGGCTTGTGGATGATCTAGTTTTTGGGAACTTACCTTGGTTATTTAGAGGAACTCGTCGCGAAAATCCTCCCACCTTACCCGATCGAATTGATTTAATTTTACTCTCTCAAGGTTTAGAAGACCACGCCCATAAACCCACCTTGAAAAGCCTTGATCCCAACATTCCTGTCGTCGGATCGCCTAGCGCGGCAAAAGTCGCCACAGAAATCGGATTTACCACTGTAACCAGTTTATCCCATGGTGAATCCCACACCTTACAAGACAAAATCGAAATCCGCGCTTTACCAGGCGCACCAGTGGGGATAGAGAAAGAAAACGCCTATCTTCTCACCGCTGCCCCTCAACAACGGCTATACTATGAACCTCACGGTTTTCCCCCTGAAAGCGTCAAAGATTATGCCCCTGTGGATGTGGTGATTAATCCTATTGTTAATTTAGAGTTACCCCTCGCTGGCGCGATTATTAATGGCAAAGAAAGTGCGATCAAGTTAGCGCAATGGTTAAAACCCAAGACCATTTTAGCCACCGCTTCAGGGGGAGACATTGATTATCAAGGGGTTTTACTCTCTTTGTTAAAAACGGGCGGCGGTGTAGAGGAGGTGAAAGCAAGCCTAAAAGACTCTCACCTCGACACGGAAGTTATTGAACCTCAACAAGGACAACAGATTTCATTACTAAGCGCCAACTAA
- the hemW gene encoding radical SAM family heme chaperone HemW, with the protein MTSQTTAAYIHIPFCRRRCYYCDFPVSVVGDGGGTLDRARLMRQYVQVLCEEIRLTAAWFPSASLNTVFFGGGTPSLLPVAELDKILTTLDQQFSIAKDAEISIEIDPGTFDLEQLESYQRLGINRYSLGVQSFDNDLLLQMGRTHRETDIYRAIEQFQQIGIDNFSLDLISGLPHQTLFQWETTLEKAIALSPTHLSCYDLIVESGTAFQRQADSGKLPLPPDETSAEMYRLTQQHLTRVGYIHYEISNYAFLGYQCHHNCTYWQNLSYYGFGMGAASFLAGKRFTRPRTRREYSQWVETLNQENNDLTSTSEVDQQEQLLDTLMLGLRLQKGIDLSAIERQYGSECVKKITSVLSPYLDRNWVNLGKLDDHNSWENLTLSDPEGFLFSNQILATLFRAFLD; encoded by the coding sequence ATGACTTCTCAAACAACTGCTGCTTATATCCACATCCCTTTTTGTCGCCGACGCTGTTATTATTGTGATTTTCCCGTGTCGGTGGTGGGGGATGGAGGCGGAACACTCGATCGAGCGAGACTAATGAGACAATATGTTCAGGTGTTATGTGAAGAAATCCGTCTCACTGCTGCTTGGTTTCCGAGTGCAAGTTTAAACACAGTTTTCTTCGGTGGCGGAACGCCCTCTTTACTCCCTGTCGCCGAATTGGACAAGATTTTAACTACATTAGATCAGCAGTTTTCCATTGCCAAAGATGCCGAAATTTCGATTGAAATTGATCCTGGAACGTTCGATTTAGAACAATTAGAGTCATATCAACGTTTAGGAATCAATCGCTACAGTTTGGGAGTGCAGTCATTTGATAATGATTTATTATTACAGATGGGACGCACTCATCGGGAAACAGATATTTATCGCGCGATCGAACAATTCCAACAAATCGGGATTGATAACTTTAGCCTTGATCTAATTTCTGGTTTACCGCATCAAACCCTTTTTCAATGGGAAACCACTCTAGAAAAAGCGATCGCCCTTTCTCCCACTCATCTCTCTTGCTACGATCTCATTGTCGAATCAGGAACGGCTTTTCAGCGTCAAGCAGACAGCGGAAAATTACCATTACCTCCCGACGAAACTTCTGCTGAAATGTATCGTCTCACCCAACAACACTTAACTAGAGTCGGTTACATTCACTATGAGATCAGTAACTATGCTTTCTTGGGATACCAATGTCATCATAACTGCACTTATTGGCAAAATTTATCATACTACGGTTTTGGCATGGGCGCAGCAAGTTTTTTAGCAGGAAAACGCTTCACGCGACCCCGCACTCGTCGCGAATATTCGCAATGGGTAGAAACTCTGAATCAAGAAAACAACGATCTCACCTCAACTTCCGAGGTCGATCAACAAGAGCAACTTCTAGACACGCTTATGCTCGGATTAAGATTACAAAAAGGAATTGACTTAAGCGCGATCGAGCGTCAATATGGATCGGAGTGTGTCAAAAAAATCACCAGTGTTCTCAGTCCATACTTAGATCGAAATTGGGTCAATTTGGGTAAGCTAGATGATCACAACTCTTGGGAAAACTTAACCTTGAGTGATCCAGAGGGATTCCTCTTCTCCAATCAGATTTTAGCGACACTATTTAGAGCTTTTCTGGATTAA
- a CDS encoding 7-carboxy-7-deazaguanine synthase QueE, whose translation MATVATATANLVEVFSAIQGEGLNVGTRQIFIRFGGCDLRCDFCDSANTWQANSTFRVEQTPGKRDFQVYDNPVEDTQLLRWIEQQNQFNLHDSISLTGGEPLLHAKFLRQFLPQLKQSTSLPIYLETGGHRPQQLSLILDFLDCIGMDMKLPSVSGEQHWESHAAFLRLCIPQKHIFVKLIVSDQTSDDDLNQATRIIAKVSPDIPVILQPVTPLVGKTITPPRAEQVLSWQSQMKQLLREVRVIPQTHKMIGQL comes from the coding sequence ATGGCTACAGTCGCAACCGCCACCGCTAATTTAGTAGAAGTCTTTTCTGCTATTCAAGGAGAGGGCTTAAACGTAGGAACACGGCAGATTTTTATTCGTTTCGGAGGCTGTGACCTACGTTGTGATTTTTGTGACAGCGCGAACACTTGGCAAGCTAACTCAACCTTTCGCGTCGAACAAACCCCAGGCAAACGGGATTTTCAAGTTTATGATAACCCTGTTGAAGATACCCAACTTCTGCGTTGGATTGAACAGCAAAACCAATTCAATCTTCACGATAGCATCAGTTTAACAGGTGGTGAACCTCTCCTTCACGCCAAGTTTTTAAGGCAATTTTTACCCCAACTGAAACAATCAACCTCGTTACCGATCTACTTAGAAACTGGTGGACATCGCCCTCAACAATTGTCCCTCATTCTCGATTTTTTAGACTGTATCGGAATGGATATGAAACTTCCTAGCGTCAGTGGGGAACAACATTGGGAGAGTCATGCTGCATTTTTGCGTCTCTGCATACCACAAAAACATATTTTTGTCAAGTTAATTGTTTCTGATCAAACCAGCGATGATGATCTCAACCAAGCCACCCGAATCATTGCTAAGGTTAGCCCCGACATTCCTGTTATTTTACAACCCGTTACTCCCCTTGTCGGAAAAACCATTACCCCACCTCGCGCGGAACAAGTTTTATCTTGGCAGTCGCAAATGAAACAACTTTTGCGGGAAGTGCGAGTGATCCCGCAGACTCATAAAATGATCGGACAACTTTGA
- a CDS encoding tetratricopeptide repeat protein, with protein sequence MFLQDWIRKIKMFLSGNCVSKEAKLSWEQGLEFYEKKQYPQAVRYFTHAISLDSNYAQAYSNRARAYFKQKQYIRALKDCDRAIELNGKDAMAYATRAGVCFKLERYAQGIKDCDRALEINPRVTRAHYYRGLTYCQVKQYAAAVADFTQVINVNPYLQQAYYNRGVARFYTGDVQGAIEDYNNTLALDNRYAGAYYNRGLAQKKLGNKKEAFFDWRHAADLFLSKGEMAEISSGLLR encoded by the coding sequence ATGTTCCTACAAGATTGGATTAGAAAGATTAAAATGTTTCTAAGTGGCAATTGTGTCTCCAAAGAAGCAAAATTATCTTGGGAACAAGGGTTAGAGTTTTATGAGAAAAAACAATATCCGCAAGCAGTAAGATATTTTACTCATGCGATTTCTTTAGATTCTAATTATGCACAAGCCTATAGTAATCGCGCTAGAGCTTATTTTAAACAAAAACAATATATTAGAGCTTTAAAAGATTGCGATCGAGCGATCGAACTCAATGGTAAAGATGCTATGGCTTACGCCACTCGTGCTGGTGTTTGCTTTAAACTCGAACGTTACGCACAAGGGATTAAGGATTGCGATCGCGCTTTAGAAATTAATCCTCGCGTCACTAGAGCTCATTATTATCGAGGACTAACCTACTGTCAAGTTAAACAATATGCGGCGGCGGTTGCTGATTTTACGCAAGTGATCAATGTTAACCCCTATTTACAACAAGCCTATTACAATCGGGGTGTGGCAAGATTTTATACGGGAGATGTCCAAGGCGCGATCGAGGATTATAATAATACTCTCGCCTTAGATAACCGCTATGCTGGCGCTTATTATAATCGAGGATTAGCACAAAAGAAACTCGGCAATAAAAAAGAAGCCTTTTTTGACTGGCGACACGCTGCGGATTTATTTTTAAGCAAAGGAGAGATGGCTGAAATTTCCTCTGGACTCTTGCGATAG
- the recG gene encoding ATP-dependent DNA helicase RecG yields MKMMTESNTPQWERLHKALAIEARAGYSDIVGKQYRFSEFLCLTFGTVPPEATPQQKQRWRDLAVEFANYEKKAKLERQQLVVKASRLLKDVQEGKPDPTPETKPLQTKTPIPQGNPNLNLDQSLEDIPDIGRTRSRSLSRLGLKTVRDVLFYYPREHIDYARQVNISDLEAGETVTVVGSVRSCNCFTSPKNPKLSIFQLVIKDRTGEVKLSRFFAGTRFTNRGWQEKQKKLYPRGAIVAASGLVKKNKYGITLDNPEIEILDSQGAEIESLNIGRVLPVYPLTEGVSADVVRKAVLKVLPAADTLKDPLPSTLRKQYGFLPLPEAIKNLHFPPDHETLSHARRRLIFDEFFFLQLGFLSRRQQQRETQKSALLDPTGKLIDQFKQVLPFSLTNAQQRVVSDILQDLNSETPMNRLVQGDVGSGKTVVAVFAILAAIQSGYQAALMAPTEVLAEQHYRKLVGWFNLLHLPVELLTGSTKTAKRREIHQQLETGELPLLVGTHALIQDTVNFQQLGLVVIDEQHRFGVQQRARLLDKGHSPHVLSMTATPIPRTLALTLHGDLDVSQIDELPPGRQEIQTTALSGRERRQAYDLIRREIAQGRQAYVVLPLVEESDKLDVRSAVEEQKKLQETVFPEFKVGLLHGRMTSQEKDEALTAFRDNETQVIVSTTVIEVGVDVPNATVMLIENAERFGLSQLHQLRGRVGRGEYKSYCILMSGSKTDTAKQRLGVLEQSRDGFFISEMDMQFRGPGEVLGKRQSGLPDFALASLVEDQEVLVLAREAAEKLVLVDRNLEDYPLLKAELERRYLKLMGSTILA; encoded by the coding sequence ATGAAAATGATGACTGAAAGCAATACTCCCCAGTGGGAACGCCTCCATAAAGCACTTGCGATCGAAGCCAGAGCCGGCTATTCTGACATCGTAGGGAAACAATACCGTTTTAGTGAGTTTCTCTGTCTCACCTTTGGAACAGTTCCGCCAGAAGCAACCCCTCAACAAAAACAGCGTTGGCGTGACCTAGCGGTAGAATTTGCAAACTATGAAAAAAAAGCCAAACTGGAACGTCAGCAATTAGTTGTCAAAGCCAGTCGTCTCCTCAAAGATGTTCAAGAAGGAAAACCCGACCCCACTCCAGAAACGAAACCACTTCAAACTAAAACCCCGATTCCTCAAGGAAACCCCAACCTCAACTTAGATCAATCATTAGAAGACATTCCCGATATTGGACGCACTCGTAGCCGCAGTTTGTCTCGTCTAGGCTTAAAAACGGTGCGCGATGTCTTATTTTATTATCCCCGTGAACACATTGACTATGCGCGTCAAGTCAATATTTCTGATTTAGAAGCGGGAGAAACCGTCACTGTTGTTGGGAGTGTGAGAAGTTGTAACTGTTTTACCAGTCCCAAAAATCCAAAACTCAGCATCTTTCAACTGGTGATTAAAGACCGTACTGGCGAAGTTAAACTTAGTCGCTTTTTTGCTGGTACTCGTTTCACTAATCGGGGATGGCAGGAGAAACAAAAAAAATTATACCCTAGAGGCGCGATCGTTGCGGCTTCTGGGCTGGTGAAAAAAAACAAATATGGAATCACCCTCGATAACCCCGAAATCGAAATATTAGACTCTCAGGGGGCGGAAATTGAATCCTTAAATATTGGTCGTGTTCTCCCAGTTTATCCTCTTACGGAAGGGGTTTCTGCCGATGTGGTACGAAAAGCCGTCCTTAAAGTTTTACCCGCCGCCGATACGCTAAAAGACCCCTTACCTTCAACCTTACGGAAACAATACGGGTTTCTTCCTCTCCCTGAAGCCATCAAAAACCTTCACTTCCCCCCTGACCATGAAACCCTTTCTCACGCTAGACGGAGACTAATTTTTGATGAATTCTTCTTCCTCCAACTGGGGTTTCTCAGTCGTCGTCAACAACAACGGGAAACTCAAAAAAGCGCCCTTCTCGACCCCACTGGAAAACTCATCGACCAATTTAAACAAGTGCTTCCCTTTAGCTTAACCAACGCCCAGCAACGAGTGGTTAGCGACATTCTCCAAGACTTAAACTCGGAAACACCGATGAACCGACTGGTTCAAGGGGATGTGGGGTCTGGGAAAACTGTTGTTGCTGTCTTTGCCATTCTCGCTGCGATTCAGTCGGGATATCAAGCCGCGTTGATGGCGCCTACGGAAGTTTTAGCGGAACAACACTATCGGAAATTAGTGGGTTGGTTCAACTTACTTCATCTCCCTGTAGAACTCCTCACGGGGTCAACTAAAACCGCAAAACGACGGGAAATTCATCAACAGTTAGAAACGGGAGAATTACCTTTGTTGGTGGGAACTCATGCTTTAATTCAAGATACAGTGAACTTCCAACAGTTAGGGTTAGTGGTCATTGATGAACAGCATCGGTTTGGAGTCCAACAACGGGCGCGATTACTGGATAAAGGACATTCCCCTCATGTTTTGAGTATGACGGCTACTCCCATTCCTCGCACTTTGGCGTTGACGCTTCATGGTGATTTAGATGTGTCACAAATTGATGAACTTCCCCCAGGACGACAAGAAATTCAGACGACTGCTTTATCAGGAAGAGAACGTCGTCAGGCTTATGATTTAATTCGGCGAGAAATTGCACAAGGACGACAGGCTTATGTTGTACTACCTTTAGTGGAAGAGTCGGACAAGTTAGATGTTCGTTCGGCGGTGGAAGAACAGAAAAAGCTACAAGAAACAGTTTTTCCAGAGTTTAAGGTTGGCTTGTTACATGGACGGATGACTTCTCAAGAAAAAGATGAGGCTTTAACCGCGTTTCGAGATAATGAAACTCAAGTTATTGTTTCCACGACTGTGATTGAAGTGGGAGTTGATGTTCCGAATGCGACGGTGATGTTAATTGAAAATGCAGAAAGATTTGGTTTGTCACAATTGCATCAATTACGAGGAAGAGTGGGACGTGGCGAATATAAGTCTTATTGTATTTTAATGAGTGGCTCAAAAACCGATACTGCTAAACAACGGTTGGGAGTTTTAGAACAATCGAGAGACGGCTTTTTTATTTCGGAAATGGATATGCAGTTTCGGGGTCCGGGTGAGGTGTTGGGAAAACGTCAGTCTGGACTTCCTGATTTTGCTTTGGCGAGTTTAGTGGAAGATCAAGAGGTGTTAGTTTTGGCGAGAGAAGCGGCGGAAAAGTTAGTTTTGGTCGATCGAAATTTGGAGGATTATCCCTTGTTAAAAGCCGAATTAGAACGGCGTTATTTGAAACTTATGGGGAGTACAATTTTGGCTTGA
- a CDS encoding Rpn family recombination-promoting nuclease/putative transposase, whose product MKTDSLFYKLFQNVPELFFELIQETNPSSYQFDSVEVKQTSFRCDGVFLPDENTAETPIYFVEVQWQKDETLYGRLFSEIFLYLRHHPEQQFWRAVLIYPQRSSEGTIDPAYEVLINSEQVKRIYLEDLAKTQTNSWGLKIFKLMIESESKAAQEAQEILREIKQETFPVSSASIEELVETIIVYKFPQLSRKEIAKMLGLADSITQTRVYQEGLQEGEYKLIKLIIKQLQHRFGELSAEEKAKIEQLSSSELESLGEALLDFTARSNLTQWLKQ is encoded by the coding sequence GTGAAAACTGATTCTCTTTTCTATAAACTCTTTCAAAACGTTCCTGAACTATTTTTTGAACTCATCCAAGAAACGAACCCGTCTTCTTATCAATTTGATTCGGTGGAAGTCAAACAGACTAGCTTTCGCTGTGATGGGGTATTTCTTCCCGATGAAAACACCGCAGAAACGCCCATTTATTTCGTCGAAGTACAATGGCAAAAAGATGAAACACTTTATGGAAGATTATTTAGCGAAATCTTTCTCTATTTACGTCATCATCCTGAACAACAATTTTGGCGTGCGGTGTTAATTTATCCTCAACGTAGTAGTGAAGGAACGATCGATCCCGCTTATGAAGTTTTAATCAACAGCGAACAAGTCAAACGGATTTATTTAGAAGATTTAGCCAAAACTCAAACCAATTCTTGGGGATTAAAAATCTTCAAATTAATGATTGAGTCAGAAAGTAAAGCCGCGCAAGAAGCGCAAGAGATTCTTCGGGAAATCAAACAGGAAACCTTTCCCGTTTCCTCAGCATCGATCGAGGAGTTAGTAGAAACTATAATTGTATATAAGTTCCCGCAATTAAGTCGTAAGGAGATTGCTAAAATGTTAGGACTCGCCGATAGTATTACTCAAACCCGTGTTTATCAAGAAGGATTACAAGAAGGAGAATACAAGCTGATTAAGCTGATTATCAAACAGTTACAACATCGTTTTGGAGAACTTTCTGCTGAAGAAAAGGCAAAAATTGAGCAATTATCTTCGAGTGAGTTAGAGTCTTTGGGAGAAGCACTTTTAGATTTTACCGCTCGATCGAATCTTACTCAATGGCTAAAGCAGTGA
- a CDS encoding DUF2887 domain-containing protein: MYFVEVQWQKDETLYGRLFSEIFLYLRHHPEQQFWRAVLIYPQRSSEGKIEPAYEVLINSEQVKRIYLEDLAKTQTNSWGLKIFKLMIESEKKAAQEAQEILREIKQETFPVSSASIEELVETIIVYKFPQLSRKEIAKMLGLADSITQTRVYQEGLQEGEYKLIIKQLQHRFGELSAEEKAKIEQLSSSELESLGEALLDFTTRSNLTQWLETNP, from the coding sequence ATTTATTTCGTCGAAGTACAATGGCAAAAAGATGAAACACTTTATGGAAGATTATTTAGCGAAATCTTTCTCTATTTACGTCATCATCCTGAACAACAATTTTGGCGTGCGGTGTTAATTTATCCTCAACGTAGTAGTGAAGGAAAAATCGAACCCGCTTATGAAGTGTTAATCAACAGCGAACAAGTCAAACGGATTTATTTAGAAGATTTAGCCAAAACTCAAACCAATTCTTGGGGATTAAAAATCTTCAAATTAATGATTGAGTCCGAAAAAAAGGCAGCGCAAGAAGCGCAAGAGATTCTTCGGGAAATCAAACAGGAAACCTTTCCCGTTTCCTCAGCATCGATCGAAGAGTTAGTAGAAACTATAATTGTATATAAGTTCCCGCAATTAAGTCGTAAGGAGATTGCTAAAATGTTAGGACTCGCCGATAGTATTACTCAAACCCGTGTTTATCAAGAAGGATTACAAGAAGGAGAATATAAACTGATTATCAAACAGTTACAACATCGTTTTGGAGAACTTTCTGCTGAAGAAAAGGCAAAAATTGAGCAATTATCTTCGAGTGAGTTAGAGTCTTTGGGAGAAGCACTTTTGGATTTTACAACTCGATCGAATCTTACTCAATGGCTAGAAACGAATCCCTAA
- a CDS encoding nucleotidyltransferase family protein, with protein MNREVVLSTLNEHLKEINQFGVKSLALFGSIARNEATPDSDLDFLVEFKGAATLDGYMGLKFLLEDLFDKEVDLVIKADLKPQIRENVINEAIHVTSP; from the coding sequence ATGAATCGTGAAGTTGTTCTCTCTACCCTCAACGAACATTTAAAGGAGATCAATCAGTTTGGGGTAAAATCTCTCGCTTTATTTGGTTCGATCGCGCGAAACGAAGCCACTCCCGACAGCGATCTCGATTTTCTCGTGGAATTTAAAGGGGCTGCGACTTTAGATGGCTATATGGGTCTAAAATTCTTGTTAGAAGACCTTTTTGATAAGGAAGTTGATCTGGTAATCAAAGCAGATTTAAAACCCCAAATCCGAGAAAACGTTATTAACGAAGCCATCCATGTCACGTCGCCTTAG
- a CDS encoding HepT-like ribonuclease domain-containing protein — MSRRLSLYLTDIINSIEKIQNYTANLTYENLCEDDKTLDAVVHNLLIIGEATKQIPNSVRIKYSQIEWKQIAGLRDVIAHSYFSINSKLVWDIIQTKLDPLQSCIQQILETENLENY, encoded by the coding sequence ATGTCACGTCGCCTTAGCCTTTATCTAACTGATATTATTAACAGTATTGAAAAGATTCAAAACTATACTGCTAATCTCACCTATGAGAACTTATGCGAAGATGATAAAACTTTAGATGCGGTAGTTCATAACCTGCTGATTATTGGTGAAGCCACTAAACAAATCCCTAATTCTGTTCGGATTAAATATTCACAAATAGAATGGAAACAAATTGCAGGATTAAGAGATGTAATCGCCCACAGCTATTTCTCAATTAACTCAAAACTTGTTTGGGATATCATTCAAACGAAACTTGATCCTCTTCAAAGCTGCATTCAACAGATTCTCGAAACTGAAAACTTAGAAAATTACTAA